The stretch of DNA ATTCCTGTCATCGCCAAAATCGAGCGCGCGGATGCGGTCGAGAATTTGGATGAAATCGTCGAAGCCGCCTACGGCATCATGGTCGCCCGTGGCGACTTGGGCGTCGAATGCCCGATGGAGGACGTGCCAATCATCCAAAAGCGCATCATCCGCGCCTGTCGGGACGCGGGCGTGCCGGTCATCACCGCGACCGAAATGCTCGATTCGATGATTCACTCTCGGCGTCCCACCCGCGCCGAGGCCTCAGACGTGGCGAACGCCGTCTTAGACGGCACCGACGCCGTGATGCTCTCCGCTGAGACGGCGGTTGGCGACCACCCCGTGCGCGTGGTCGAAACGATGAATCGCATCATCCGCGAGGCAGAATCGAGCGACGACTACGTCGAAGGCCGCGAACAGCGCATCCCGAAAGCCGGTGAATCGCGCGCCGAGGCACTTTCTCGCTCCGCGCGCTACCTCGCCCGCGACGTTGGTGCGAGCGCGGTGGTCGTCGCCTCCGAATCCGGGTACACGGCGCTCAAAACCGCAAAGTTCCGCCCGGAAGTGCCCATTGTCGCCGCCACGCCGAACGACGTGGTGCGTCGCCAGTTGACGCTCTCTGCGGGTGTCAACCCGCAGTACGTCGATTTGGGCGCGAGCGAAGGCGTGGGGACCATCATTGACCGCGCCGCACAGGCCGCCCTCGACGCGGGCGTCGCCCAAAGCGGGGACACCGTCGTCGTGGTGTCTGGGATGATGAGCGAACTTGAAGGGCGTTCGACGAATATGCTCAAGGTGCACGTCGCGGCCGAACCGATCTCGACCGGCCGCAGCGTGCACATGGGCCGGGCAGTTGGCCCCGCGGTGACGCTCTCAGACGGCGACCTCTCGGATGTAAAACCCGGTTCGATTCTCGTCCTCGATGAGAACTTCGACGACGAGTTCGACGGCGACCTCTCGGTGATTGCGGGCATCGTGGCCCGCCAGCCCGGCATGACGGGGTACCCGGCGCTCGTCGCCCGCGAACTCGACGTACCGATGGTGAGCG from Haladaptatus sp. ZSTT2 encodes:
- the pyk gene encoding pyruvate kinase, with amino-acid sequence MRNAKIVCTLGPASSGSGVIRDLADAGMSVARLNTSHGSTEARKDLVKTVQQVDDATTEPLSVLLDLAGPEVRTAPLDDSIVLETGSTIEFYEGDDATPERVGLSVSIDGVSEGDRVLLDDGRIETVVEAISEDAVTARVESGGELKGRKGVNIPGVDLGLDVLTEDDRRELDLAVEAGVDFVAASFVGSADDIYAVREALEQRGAAIPVIAKIERADAVENLDEIVEAAYGIMVARGDLGVECPMEDVPIIQKRIIRACRDAGVPVITATEMLDSMIHSRRPTRAEASDVANAVLDGTDAVMLSAETAVGDHPVRVVETMNRIIREAESSDDYVEGREQRIPKAGESRAEALSRSARYLARDVGASAVVVASESGYTALKTAKFRPEVPIVAATPNDVVRRQLTLSAGVNPQYVDLGASEGVGTIIDRAAQAALDAGVAQSGDTVVVVSGMMSELEGRSTNMLKVHVAAEPISTGRSVHMGRAVGPAVTLSDGDLSDVKPGSILVLDENFDDEFDGDLSVIAGIVARQPGMTGYPALVARELDVPMVSDAELSVPAGTTVTLDAERGVVYEGNVLRGPRREPF